One window from the genome of Jiangella alba encodes:
- the pyrF gene encoding orotidine-5'-phosphate decarboxylase, with protein sequence MASFGRRLHAAMAARGQFCAGIDPHPGLLTAWGLDDDAAGLERFARTAVEALGETVALLKPQSAFFERHGSRGVAVLERVIADAKAAGALVLLDVKRGDIGSTMQAYADAYCDPASPLCADAVTVSPYLGFESLRPVLDTAAVHGNGVFVLALTSNPEGPEVQHATTAGGRTVAGTMLAHVRAANAAALAAGDPLGSVGVVVGATTGATGEDLAVGGPLLAPGIGAQGGTVEDLATVFGAALPQVVPAASREVLGAGPALDALRAAAVRTIEDVRDLLFRASIQA encoded by the coding sequence ATGGCATCGTTCGGGCGGCGGCTGCACGCCGCGATGGCCGCCCGCGGGCAGTTCTGCGCGGGCATCGACCCGCACCCCGGCCTGCTCACCGCCTGGGGCCTCGACGACGACGCCGCCGGGCTGGAGCGGTTCGCCCGCACGGCCGTCGAGGCGCTGGGCGAGACGGTCGCGCTGCTCAAGCCGCAGTCGGCGTTCTTCGAGCGGCACGGGTCGCGCGGCGTGGCCGTGCTGGAACGGGTCATCGCCGACGCGAAGGCGGCCGGCGCGCTGGTGCTGCTGGACGTCAAGCGCGGCGACATCGGCTCGACCATGCAGGCCTACGCCGACGCCTACTGCGACCCCGCGTCGCCGCTGTGCGCCGACGCCGTCACCGTGTCGCCGTACCTGGGCTTCGAGTCGCTGCGCCCGGTGCTCGACACCGCGGCGGTACACGGCAACGGCGTGTTCGTGCTGGCCCTGACGTCGAACCCGGAGGGCCCGGAGGTCCAGCACGCGACGACCGCCGGCGGGCGCACCGTCGCCGGGACGATGCTGGCGCACGTCCGCGCCGCCAACGCCGCCGCGCTGGCCGCCGGCGACCCGCTGGGCAGCGTCGGCGTCGTCGTCGGCGCCACCACGGGGGCCACGGGCGAGGACCTCGCCGTCGGCGGGCCGCTGCTGGCGCCCGGCATCGGGGCCCAGGGCGGCACCGTCGAGGACCTCGCGACGGTGTTCGGCGCGGCGCTGCCGCAGGTCGTTCCGGCGGCGTCGAGGGAGGTCCTGGGCGCCGGCCCGGCCCTCGACGCGCTCCGCGCGGCGGCGGTCCGCACCATCGAGGACGTCCGTGACCTGCTGTTTCGTGCCTCTATCCAGGCCTGA
- the mihF gene encoding integration host factor, actinobacterial type has translation MALPNLTPEQRAAALEKAAEARRERAEVKNRLKNAGARLGDVLKEGEKNEVIGKMKVSALLESMPGVGKVRAKQIMEEIGIAETRRVRGLGANQSAALIERFGG, from the coding sequence GTGGCGCTCCCTAACCTGACTCCCGAACAGCGCGCGGCCGCTCTCGAGAAGGCTGCCGAAGCTCGCCGGGAGCGTGCGGAGGTCAAGAACCGCCTGAAGAACGCCGGAGCCCGTCTCGGCGACGTGCTCAAGGAAGGCGAGAAGAATGAGGTCATCGGCAAGATGAAGGTTTCCGCCCTCCTCGAGTCGATGCCCGGCGTCGGTAAGGTCCGCGCCAAGCAGATCATGGAGGAGATCGGCATCGCCGAGACCCGTCGCGTGCGTGGCCTGGGCGCGAACCAGTCGGCGGCGCTGATCGAGCGTTTCGGCGGTTGA
- the gmk gene encoding guanylate kinase: MSLHTSHPRSAPRVIVLSGPTAVGKTTVVKKLRAAHPELWISVSTTTRPARPREIDGEHYHFVDDSTFDKMIEQGEFLEWAVVHKRAKYGTPRGPMERALANGDSVLLEIDLQGARQVRETIPDALFVFLAPPSWDELVRRLVGRGTETEAERERRLATAREELAAEAEFDVTLVNTDVETVCEELVALMRTPHLTSPEA; encoded by the coding sequence TTGAGCCTGCACACGTCCCATCCGCGGTCGGCCCCGCGGGTCATCGTCCTGTCGGGGCCGACGGCGGTCGGAAAGACGACCGTCGTCAAGAAACTGCGTGCCGCCCATCCGGAGTTGTGGATCTCGGTGTCCACGACCACCCGGCCGGCGCGGCCGCGCGAGATCGACGGTGAGCACTACCACTTCGTCGACGACTCCACGTTCGACAAGATGATCGAGCAGGGCGAGTTCCTCGAGTGGGCCGTCGTGCACAAGCGGGCCAAGTACGGCACCCCGCGTGGCCCGATGGAACGTGCGCTGGCCAACGGCGACTCCGTGCTGCTCGAGATCGACCTGCAGGGCGCGCGCCAGGTCAGGGAGACCATTCCCGACGCGCTGTTCGTGTTCCTCGCGCCGCCGAGCTGGGACGAACTGGTCCGCCGGCTCGTCGGCCGCGGCACCGAGACCGAGGCCGAGCGAGAGCGCCGGCTGGCCACCGCGCGCGAGGAGCTGGCCGCCGAGGCCGAGTTCGACGTCACCCTGGTGAACACCGACGTCGAGACGGTTTGCGAAGAGTTGGTAGCCTTGATGCGTACACCCCACTTGACAAGCCCGGAGGCATGA
- the rpoZ gene encoding DNA-directed RNA polymerase subunit omega, with protein sequence MAGTQGVAEGITFPPIDDLLAKTDSKYGLVIYAAKRARQINAYYSQLGEGLLEYVGPLVETHVQEKPLSIALREIDAGLLTAEHIDPNDIDAELPATPPAQAADTAEQS encoded by the coding sequence GTGGCCGGAACCCAAGGCGTAGCCGAGGGCATCACCTTCCCACCCATCGACGACCTGCTGGCCAAGACCGACTCCAAGTACGGGCTGGTCATCTACGCGGCGAAGCGGGCGCGGCAGATCAACGCCTACTACTCGCAGCTGGGCGAGGGCCTGCTCGAGTACGTCGGGCCGCTGGTGGAGACGCACGTGCAGGAGAAGCCGCTTTCGATCGCGCTGCGCGAGATCGACGCGGGCCTGCTCACGGCCGAGCACATCGACCCCAACGACATCGACGCCGAGCTGCCGGCCACGCCGCCGGCGCAGGCGGCCGACACAGCCGAGCAGAGCTGA
- the coaBC gene encoding bifunctional phosphopantothenoylcysteine decarboxylase/phosphopantothenate--cysteine ligase CoaBC — protein sequence MAEIVLGVGGGIAAYKVADLLRRLTESGHGVTVVPTRSALRFVGEPTWAALSGRPVRTDVFEDVHEVPHVRIGRHADLVVVAPATADLMAKAAAGLADDLLTSTLLTARGPVVFVPAMHTEMWEHPATVANVETLRRRGALVVEPAVGRLTGADTGKGRLPEPADIFAYVSDVLTRGAEADAGPDLAGRHVVVSAGGTREHLDPVRFLGNRSSGRQGYALARAAAARGARVTLVAANVALPDPAGVDLVRVGSAAQLYDAMVEAAAGADAVVMAAAVADFRPAAYADTKIKKTADGSSPVIELERTTDILAYLATHRPDPKQVVVGFAAETGDASGSVLDHGRAKLASKGCDLLVVNEVGADRGFESEDNAAVVLGADGSSVTVESGPKSALAHVVWDLVRARL from the coding sequence ATGGCCGAGATCGTCCTCGGCGTCGGTGGCGGCATCGCCGCCTACAAGGTCGCCGACCTGCTGCGCCGTCTCACCGAGTCCGGTCACGGCGTCACCGTCGTACCCACCAGGTCGGCCCTCCGCTTCGTCGGAGAGCCGACCTGGGCCGCGTTGTCGGGCCGTCCGGTGCGCACCGACGTGTTCGAGGACGTGCACGAGGTCCCGCACGTGCGCATCGGCCGGCACGCCGACCTCGTCGTGGTCGCTCCGGCCACGGCCGACCTCATGGCGAAGGCCGCGGCCGGGCTGGCCGACGACCTGCTGACGTCGACGCTGCTCACGGCGCGCGGGCCGGTGGTGTTCGTGCCGGCCATGCACACCGAGATGTGGGAGCACCCGGCCACCGTCGCCAACGTCGAGACGCTGCGCCGGCGCGGCGCGCTGGTGGTCGAGCCGGCCGTCGGGCGGCTCACCGGCGCCGACACCGGCAAGGGCCGGCTGCCCGAGCCCGCCGACATCTTCGCGTACGTGTCCGACGTGCTCACTCGCGGCGCCGAGGCCGACGCCGGTCCCGACCTCGCCGGCCGGCACGTGGTCGTCTCCGCCGGCGGCACCCGCGAGCACCTCGACCCCGTCCGGTTCCTCGGCAACCGCTCGTCCGGCCGGCAGGGTTACGCGCTGGCCCGGGCCGCGGCGGCCCGCGGCGCGCGGGTTACGCTCGTGGCGGCGAACGTCGCCCTGCCCGACCCCGCCGGCGTCGACCTCGTCCGGGTCGGCTCGGCGGCGCAGCTGTACGACGCCATGGTCGAGGCCGCGGCCGGCGCCGACGCCGTCGTCATGGCCGCCGCGGTCGCCGACTTCCGGCCCGCCGCCTACGCCGACACCAAGATCAAGAAGACGGCCGACGGCTCGTCGCCGGTGATCGAGCTGGAACGCACGACGGACATCCTGGCGTACCTCGCCACGCACCGTCCCGACCCGAAGCAGGTCGTCGTCGGGTTCGCCGCCGAGACCGGCGACGCGTCCGGCAGCGTGCTCGACCACGGCCGGGCGAAACTCGCCTCCAAGGGCTGCGACCTGCTGGTGGTGAACGAGGTGGGCGCCGACCGCGGGTTCGAGTCCGAGGACAACGCCGCGGTCGTGCTGGGCGCCGACGGCAGCTCCGTCACCGTCGAGAGCGGCCCGAAGTCGGCCCTCGCGCACGTTGTCTGGGACCTCGTCCGGGCCCGCCTCTGA
- the metK gene encoding methionine adenosyltransferase, producing MSLRLFTSESVTEGHPDKICDQISDAVLDALLKDDPNSRVAVESMVTTGLVHVAGEVTTQGYADIPGIVRDTILGIGYDSSTKGFDGYSCGVSVSIGSQSQDIAQGVDSAYEHRVEGDLDPLDLQGAGDQGLMFGYASDETPELMPLPIIVAHRLAQRLAEVRRSGAVPYLRPDGKTQVTIEYDGDRPVRLDTVVVSTQHAANIDLQQLLTPDIANQVVKPVLEAFELDEHDFRLLVNPTGRFEIGGPMGDAGLTGRKIIIDTYGGMARHGGGAFSGKDPSKVDRSGAYAMRWVAKNVVAAGLARRCEVQVAYAIGKAEPVGLFLESFGTETVPVERIEKAVSEVFDLRPAAIIRDLDLKRPIYAQTAAYGHFGRELPDFTWERTDRVDALRAAAG from the coding sequence TTGTCTCTACGTCTGTTCACATCCGAATCCGTCACCGAAGGTCATCCAGACAAGATCTGCGACCAGATCAGTGACGCCGTGCTCGACGCCCTGCTGAAGGACGACCCGAACAGCCGCGTCGCGGTCGAGTCGATGGTCACCACCGGGCTGGTCCACGTGGCCGGCGAGGTGACCACCCAGGGCTACGCCGACATCCCGGGCATCGTGCGCGACACCATCCTGGGCATCGGCTACGACTCGTCGACCAAGGGCTTCGACGGCTACTCGTGCGGCGTGTCGGTCTCCATCGGCTCGCAGTCGCAGGACATCGCGCAGGGTGTGGACTCCGCGTACGAGCATCGCGTCGAGGGCGACCTCGACCCGCTGGACCTGCAGGGGGCGGGCGACCAGGGGCTGATGTTCGGCTACGCGAGCGACGAGACGCCCGAGCTGATGCCGCTGCCGATCATCGTCGCGCACCGGCTCGCCCAGCGGCTGGCCGAGGTGCGCCGGTCCGGCGCCGTGCCGTACCTGCGTCCCGACGGCAAGACCCAGGTCACCATCGAGTACGACGGCGACCGCCCGGTCCGCCTCGACACCGTCGTCGTGTCGACGCAGCACGCCGCCAACATCGACCTCCAGCAGCTGCTCACGCCCGACATCGCGAACCAGGTCGTCAAGCCGGTGCTCGAGGCGTTCGAGCTCGACGAGCACGACTTCCGGCTGCTGGTGAACCCGACCGGCCGGTTCGAGATCGGCGGCCCCATGGGCGACGCCGGGCTCACCGGGCGGAAGATCATCATCGACACCTACGGCGGCATGGCCCGCCACGGCGGCGGCGCGTTCAGCGGCAAGGACCCGTCGAAGGTCGACCGCTCCGGCGCCTACGCCATGCGGTGGGTGGCGAAGAACGTCGTCGCGGCCGGGCTGGCCCGCCGCTGCGAGGTGCAGGTCGCCTACGCCATCGGCAAGGCCGAGCCGGTCGGGCTGTTCCTCGAGAGCTTCGGCACCGAGACCGTCCCGGTCGAGCGCATCGAGAAGGCCGTCAGCGAGGTCTTCGACCTGCGGCCGGCGGCCATCATCCGCGACCTCGACCTCAAGCGGCCCATCTACGCGCAGACGGCGGCCTACGGGCACTTCGGGCGCGAGTTGCCCGACTTCACCTGGGAGCGCACGGATCGGGTCGATGCCCTAAGGGCGGCGGCCGGCTGA
- a CDS encoding serine hydrolase domain-containing protein produces MRRPLPIAVLSAATLLCAAAVPAGATDHGLDVPALERALAEVHEAGAPGAVVEVRDGDEVWSAAAGDRDPTDHRPEPVEPTDLVRIGSVTKSMLTTVVLQLVDEGRLGLDDPVAEHLPDVLPYDEPITVRQLLSHTGGVPDFFLDLFPSLAEGSPADVESGRLRVVRPERLVDIATSRPLDFVPGDSMSYSNTGFIVVGLLVEQLTGNPVEDELKRRVFEPAGLADTSMPRVSPVIRGEHPHAFLATPDPDRPLLDTTRISPTLLWSAGAVISTTADVNTFFRAMFDGTLLPADLLAQALTLTPQSEGSYGLGIQAMPAQCAPVEGGVAYGHTGSTLGFVTYAFSSPDGERQVSVAITVEDLIARNDELSAAVDVLIGAGLCAQVGVVEKLDRVLG; encoded by the coding sequence ATGCGCCGTCCACTGCCGATCGCCGTCCTGTCCGCCGCCACGCTGCTCTGCGCCGCCGCCGTCCCGGCGGGCGCCACCGACCACGGGCTCGACGTGCCCGCGCTCGAGCGCGCCCTCGCCGAGGTCCACGAGGCCGGCGCGCCGGGCGCCGTCGTCGAGGTCCGCGACGGCGACGAGGTCTGGTCCGCCGCAGCCGGCGACCGCGACCCCACCGACCACCGCCCCGAACCGGTCGAGCCCACCGACCTCGTCCGCATCGGCAGCGTCACCAAGAGCATGCTCACCACCGTCGTGCTGCAGCTGGTCGACGAGGGACGGCTGGGCCTCGACGACCCCGTCGCCGAGCACCTGCCGGACGTGCTGCCGTACGACGAGCCGATCACGGTGCGCCAGTTGCTCAGCCACACCGGCGGCGTCCCCGACTTCTTCCTCGACCTGTTCCCGTCGCTGGCCGAGGGCTCGCCGGCCGACGTCGAGAGCGGGCGGCTGCGGGTCGTCCGCCCCGAGCGGCTCGTCGACATCGCGACGTCGCGGCCCCTCGACTTCGTCCCGGGCGACTCCATGAGCTACTCGAACACCGGCTTCATCGTCGTCGGGCTGCTGGTCGAGCAGCTCACAGGCAACCCCGTCGAGGACGAGCTGAAGCGGCGGGTGTTCGAGCCGGCCGGGCTGGCCGACACGTCGATGCCGCGGGTCAGCCCGGTGATCCGGGGCGAGCACCCGCACGCGTTCCTCGCCACCCCCGACCCGGACCGGCCGCTGCTCGACACCACCCGCATCTCGCCGACGCTGCTCTGGTCGGCCGGCGCGGTCATCTCGACGACCGCCGACGTGAACACGTTCTTCCGGGCCATGTTCGACGGCACGCTGCTGCCCGCCGACCTGCTGGCGCAGGCGCTGACCCTGACGCCGCAGTCCGAGGGCTCCTACGGGCTCGGCATCCAGGCGATGCCCGCCCAGTGCGCGCCGGTCGAGGGCGGCGTCGCCTACGGCCACACCGGCAGCACGCTGGGCTTCGTCACGTACGCGTTCTCCTCGCCCGACGGCGAGCGGCAGGTCAGCGTGGCGATCACCGTCGAGGACCTGATCGCGCGCAACGACGAGCTGTCGGCCGCGGTGGACGTGCTGATCGGCGCCGGGCTGTGCGCTCAGGTGGGAGTCGTGGAGAAACTGGACCGCGTCCTCGGGTAG